A genomic region of Rhodothermia bacterium contains the following coding sequences:
- a CDS encoding copper homeostasis protein CutC produces the protein MTLEVCTSNFKSAIAALEGGAHRIELCENLIEGGTTPSLGMIRAVKKRLNLPVFVLIRPRGGNFCYTPDEFAIMQEDLHICREEGVEGVVFGALLPNGTIDTLACQGLLEAAKGIETTFHRAFDEVPNMEEAIEILVSLGFSRILTSGQKDTALAGVPNLAQLVRVARGRIGILPGGGISPENAVEILQKTGVKELHASLRRTITTPTGKYTSWQATDRDAVQRLLKITENASKI, from the coding sequence ATGACCTTGGAAGTTTGCACATCAAATTTTAAGTCCGCCATTGCTGCTTTAGAAGGCGGCGCTCACCGCATTGAGCTTTGCGAGAACCTCATCGAAGGCGGAACCACACCCAGCCTTGGTATGATTCGTGCCGTTAAGAAACGTTTGAATCTACCTGTTTTTGTATTGATCCGACCACGAGGCGGTAACTTTTGCTATACACCCGACGAATTCGCCATCATGCAAGAAGACCTTCACATTTGCCGCGAAGAAGGGGTTGAGGGGGTCGTTTTTGGTGCGCTATTGCCCAATGGAACCATAGATACACTCGCCTGTCAAGGTCTTTTAGAGGCCGCAAAAGGGATCGAAACAACATTCCACCGCGCCTTCGACGAGGTCCCTAACATGGAAGAAGCTATTGAGATCCTTGTTTCTTTAGGCTTTAGCAGAATTTTGACATCAGGGCAAAAAGACACCGCATTAGCAGGTGTCCCAAACCTAGCCCAATTGGTTCGGGTCGCACGAGGAAGGATAGGCATCTTGCCCGGTGGTGGAATCTCACCGGAAAATGCAGTGGAAATCTTACAGAAAACAGGTGTAAAAGAACTCCATGCCTCACTCCGAAGAACCATCACAACGCCAACAGGAAAATACACTTCTTGGCAGGCAACCGACCGTGATGCCGTACAGCGCCTTCTTAAAATCACCGAAAACGCTTCCAAAATTTAG